The following coding sequences lie in one Pelomicrobium methylotrophicum genomic window:
- a CDS encoding MBL fold metallo-hydrolase, with protein sequence MLFRQFFDTTSSTYTYLIASGKGREALIIDPVKEQVPQYLTAIEQLELRLLRAIDTHTHADHVTGLGDLRDATGCVTMMGEFTKAECVSQSVREGEVIDVDGIRLGALYTPGHTDESFSFVLRPEAPYAVFTGDVLLIRGTGRTDFQNGDPEKSWDSIVNKLFRLPDETLVYPAHDYKGWTVSTIGEEKRFNPRIAGKTREQYVEIMRNLRLPDPRLMDVAIPANLACGKAR encoded by the coding sequence ATGTTGTTCCGACAGTTTTTCGACACGACCTCCAGCACTTACACGTACTTGATCGCTTCGGGCAAGGGGCGCGAGGCCCTGATCATCGACCCGGTGAAGGAGCAGGTTCCTCAGTATCTCACCGCCATCGAGCAGCTTGAGTTGCGGCTCCTCCGGGCGATCGACACCCACACCCATGCCGACCATGTCACGGGCCTCGGGGATCTGCGCGACGCGACCGGCTGCGTCACCATGATGGGCGAGTTCACCAAGGCCGAATGCGTTTCACAAAGCGTCCGCGAAGGGGAGGTGATCGACGTGGACGGGATCAGGTTGGGCGCCCTCTATACCCCGGGGCACACCGACGAATCGTTCAGCTTCGTCCTCCGTCCGGAGGCCCCGTACGCCGTCTTCACCGGAGACGTGCTGCTTATCCGCGGCACGGGACGCACCGACTTCCAAAACGGCGACCCGGAGAAGTCCTGGGATTCCATCGTCAACAAACTGTTCCGGCTCCCCGACGAGACCCTGGTCTACCCGGCCCACGACTACAAGGGATGGACGGTCTCCACCATCGGCGAGGAGAAACGGTTCAATCCGCGCATCGCCGGCAAGACGCGCGAGCAGTACGTGGAAATCATGCGCAATCTGCGCCTGCCGGACCCGCGGCTCATGGATGTCGCCATTCCCGCCAATCTGGCCTGCGGCAAGGCCCGATAG